In Paenibacillus larvae subsp. larvae, the following proteins share a genomic window:
- a CDS encoding CAP domain-containing protein: MTKRSKNLFAKTALATTLAVGLLLPSASYAATTSQIVVKPNDTMYKIAKSNGVSLDALIKANPQVKNPNVIWPGMSLNLPESSATPSQPSKPDPAPAEDNSFASQVVNLVNKERAKEGLKPLTTDAKLTTVALDKAKDMYNNHYFDHNSPTYGSPFDMMKQYGVRYSYAGENIAKGQRTPQEVMKSWMNSSGHRKNIMSANFTKIGVGYYNGEWVQEFIG, translated from the coding sequence ATGACGAAACGCAGCAAGAATCTCTTTGCAAAAACTGCTCTTGCAACTACGTTGGCAGTTGGTCTTCTGTTACCTTCAGCCTCTTATGCAGCGACAACATCTCAAATCGTGGTTAAACCTAACGATACGATGTACAAAATTGCTAAAAGTAACGGTGTAAGCCTGGACGCTCTGATTAAAGCAAATCCTCAGGTGAAAAATCCAAACGTGATCTGGCCGGGAATGTCCCTGAATCTACCAGAATCTTCAGCGACACCATCCCAACCATCCAAGCCGGATCCGGCGCCTGCTGAAGATAATTCTTTTGCTTCACAAGTGGTGAATCTGGTTAATAAGGAACGTGCCAAAGAAGGACTTAAGCCTTTAACAACAGATGCTAAACTTACTACCGTAGCGCTGGATAAAGCCAAAGATATGTATAATAATCATTATTTCGACCATAACTCCCCTACTTACGGATCGCCATTTGATATGATGAAACAATATGGTGTCCGTTACAGTTATGCGGGAGAAAATATCGCCAAAGGCCAGCGTACTCCACAAGAAGTAATGAAATCGTGGATGAATAGTTCCGGCCATCGTAAAAATATTATGAGTGCTAATTTCACGAAAATTGGAGTTGGCTATTACAACGGTGAATGGGTTCAGGAATTTATCGGGTAA
- a CDS encoding helix-turn-helix transcriptional regulator yields MSPKESYLIEQPTRREILISLKKQGTLSVQEMARQVGITEMGIRRHLYALQRDQYVRTTICRPSTGRPSYLYSLTDKASVLFVNSYDSLVTELLDEMTDLAGESSVLQLFERRKEKLRKTYTRAIGNKGLEERVAALTRFQNREGYMAGLTKSGDGRYLLEEANCPVARVASRFPQVCQCELALFEEVLQTRVERLECMSEGGRKCLYRIGE; encoded by the coding sequence ATGAGCCCGAAAGAAAGCTATCTTATTGAACAGCCTACACGGAGGGAAATTCTGATAAGTTTAAAAAAACAAGGAACGTTAAGTGTCCAGGAGATGGCCAGACAAGTTGGAATTACAGAGATGGGGATCAGGCGCCATTTATATGCTTTGCAAAGGGACCAGTATGTCCGGACAACGATATGCCGTCCTAGTACGGGCAGGCCATCCTATCTGTACAGTTTGACTGATAAAGCCAGTGTATTGTTTGTAAATAGCTACGATAGTCTGGTGACGGAATTGCTTGATGAAATGACTGATCTGGCCGGGGAATCTTCAGTCCTCCAATTATTTGAACGGAGAAAAGAAAAACTGCGGAAAACATATACGCGGGCAATTGGAAACAAGGGACTGGAAGAAAGGGTTGCCGCCCTAACCCGATTCCAAAATAGGGAAGGTTACATGGCGGGATTGACAAAGAGCGGGGATGGACGATATTTATTGGAAGAGGCCAATTGCCCGGTCGCCCGGGTAGCCTCCCGCTTCCCGCAAGTCTGCCAATGTGAGTTGGCCCTGTTTGAAGAGGTATTGCAAACACGTGTGGAACGGTTGGAATGCATGTCTGAAGGGGGGAGGAAATGCCTGTATCGAATCGGTGAGTAA
- a CDS encoding Beta-galactosidase C-terminal domain yields MIQIRQQEQAFSPYAEQEIVDFGEKVFALKRVNKQTNDTVYFAVNVDINAVTVNLDIHGTNLLTNKKVENTVTLAPYEFIWAKI; encoded by the coding sequence ATGATTCAGATCCGGCAGCAAGAACAGGCATTTTCTCCTTATGCAGAACAGGAGATTGTTGATTTTGGCGAAAAAGTCTTTGCTCTGAAACGTGTAAATAAACAAACAAACGATACCGTATACTTCGCAGTAAACGTCGATATAAATGCCGTAACAGTCAATCTGGATATCCATGGAACGAACCTGTTAACCAATAAAAAAGTGGAGAATACCGTAACACTGGCCCCTTATGAATTTATTTGGGCAAAAATATAG
- a CDS encoding Hsp20/alpha crystallin family protein yields MPLIPYEPFRNLENWKRDLDRFFNEFPSNLRIGNQIPRTDVYETEKEVVVICEMPGLEKKEDIHIDVSGNRLDIAGTFHSTTEVKEEEMHRKERFTGHFQRSVLLPAQVKNEGITASYKKGILEVRMPKVEPDTKNRIDIQFH; encoded by the coding sequence ATGCCGCTTATTCCTTATGAACCATTTCGCAATCTGGAAAACTGGAAGAGGGACTTGGACCGATTCTTTAATGAATTCCCATCGAACTTACGCATAGGGAATCAAATACCCCGTACGGATGTATATGAAACGGAAAAAGAAGTGGTTGTAATTTGTGAAATGCCCGGTCTGGAAAAGAAAGAGGACATCCATATCGATGTAAGTGGCAACCGGTTAGACATTGCCGGGACATTCCACAGCACAACTGAAGTGAAAGAAGAGGAAATGCACAGAAAGGAACGTTTTACAGGACATTTTCAACGTTCGGTATTACTTCCTGCACAGGTCAAAAACGAGGGTATTACCGCAAGCTATAAAAAGGGGATTCTCGAAGTTCGTATGCCTAAGGTAGAGCCGGATACGAAAAACCGGATCGATATCCAGTTTCATTAA
- a CDS encoding superoxide dismutase yields MGQFELPALPYGYDELEPYLDARTLEIHHGKHHAAYIQNLNKALQGHSQFRHASIEELVSNLEDLPEEIRTAVRNQGGGHYCHSLFWSTMSPVGGGKPSGDIGAAIQKQFSSFEQLKADLSAAAVSRFGSGWGWLVVNGDKLEVMSTANQDTPYMDKKTPILVVDVWEHAYYLQYQNKRPDFVSAWWNVVNWEEVNRRYNEAMR; encoded by the coding sequence ATGGGACAATTTGAATTGCCGGCGCTGCCTTACGGATATGACGAACTGGAACCTTATTTGGATGCCAGAACCTTGGAAATTCATCACGGGAAGCATCATGCAGCTTATATTCAGAATTTGAACAAAGCTTTACAGGGGCATTCCCAATTCCGGCATGCTTCCATAGAAGAGTTAGTCAGTAATCTGGAAGATCTGCCGGAGGAAATCCGGACGGCCGTCCGGAATCAAGGCGGGGGACATTACTGCCATAGTTTGTTCTGGTCCACCATGAGCCCGGTAGGGGGAGGGAAACCTTCCGGAGACATTGGTGCAGCCATTCAGAAGCAATTTAGCAGCTTCGAACAATTAAAAGCGGACCTGTCGGCTGCGGCCGTTAGCCGTTTTGGTTCGGGCTGGGGATGGCTGGTTGTTAATGGCGACAAGCTAGAGGTTATGAGTACAGCGAACCAGGATACTCCTTATATGGACAAAAAGACACCCATATTGGTCGTGGATGTATGGGAGCATGCTTATTATTTGCAATATCAGAACAAGAGACCGGATTTCGTTTCCGCCTGGTGGAATGTTGTCAATTGGGAGGAAGTAAACCGGCGATATAATGAAGCGATGCGCTGA
- a CDS encoding PfkB family carbohydrate kinase — MNISKTLIQKIRGLQTSKKVLVMGSAVIDVILQLDKLPVTGQDIMAEHKKTIVGGCAYNVTNILKQLNFKHDLIVPVGRGANADLIRKQLKDDNHDIVLEEDTQDNGWNLSIVEKGGERTFITIPGLELNWKSAWAEQIDLSPYDFICLSGYELEGSSGQVVLKTLESKAESCRIVLDPGPRVGYIGQEVWDKMFGRGTILHVNQGELNQLTGEQDVMNGARKAFQMTNQPVIVTLGKDCTLYYTAEGSEVLRVKK, encoded by the coding sequence GTGAACATAAGCAAAACGTTAATTCAGAAAATAAGAGGACTGCAAACTTCCAAAAAAGTGTTAGTAATGGGTTCGGCGGTGATTGACGTCATCCTTCAACTGGACAAGCTGCCTGTAACGGGCCAGGATATTATGGCTGAGCATAAAAAAACGATAGTCGGCGGTTGTGCCTACAATGTAACGAATATTTTGAAACAATTAAATTTCAAGCATGATCTGATCGTTCCGGTCGGTCGGGGAGCCAATGCGGATCTGATCAGAAAACAATTAAAAGATGATAACCACGATATTGTGCTTGAAGAAGATACCCAAGATAACGGATGGAACTTGTCGATCGTCGAAAAAGGCGGAGAAAGGACGTTCATTACCATCCCAGGGTTAGAATTAAACTGGAAGAGTGCCTGGGCTGAGCAAATTGACCTTAGTCCGTATGATTTTATATGCTTGTCAGGATACGAACTGGAAGGATCATCCGGACAGGTTGTTCTGAAGACACTGGAATCCAAAGCAGAATCTTGCCGGATTGTTCTTGATCCAGGTCCGAGGGTCGGCTATATCGGTCAGGAAGTTTGGGATAAAATGTTTGGTAGGGGGACCATTCTTCATGTGAATCAGGGAGAATTGAATCAGCTGACCGGTGAACAGGATGTCATGAACGGGGCCAGGAAAGCTTTTCAGATGACAAATCAGCCGGTTATCGTTACTTTGGGCAAGGACTGCACTTTATATTACACCGCAGAAGGAAGTGAAGTCCTTCGGGTAAAAAAGTAA
- a CDS encoding poly(ethylene terephthalate) hydrolase family protein: MKITERTSHWADKLKRKGRKTKPLPAGWKGASIVLGAVTFVLAILQANYFLGTRRFADLAVGIMAAIGTAALIGGLLAAIIQGIKKIPGRYLWLFFSAFPLLFICFIGPPEISVAAVLFIIIILSLWGAILYKLAAGDYKNTGRAKKIIAIVLSVTTTAAVWGGGYWFVSDGSPPANTVNLKDLKKSERYVKQLLQNPAEEGPYKVKTLTYGSKNSYRGEFNKSNSLITKTVDGSAFVENWSSLRTKTVGFGPDAMPLNGLIWYPEGEGPFPLVVMVHGNHTMTDYSDPGYEYLGQLLASRGYIFVSIDENFLNVSPYDDMMFFSVLEKENPARGMLMLEHIKTWKEWNSDHNNPFYEKADMNQIALMGHSRGGEAVAIAAAFNKLNRHPDDGNIKFDYNFNIRSLVSIAGTDKQYQPEGKELPLQDVNYLALHGAHDMDVSSFAGAKQYNRISFTGEKDFLKSSVYIYGANHGQFNRVWGRGDGAGFGNQLYNLKQLMPRAEQEKAAKVFISSFLDATLKNKKEYKQVFQDIGYAKEWLPDTLYVSNYSDSNTFYLTSHKEGIDLESTAVPGGKLIGENLQEWKAEKVKKKYGDDSYSAVRLGWDRSKQPKTASYTVILPGEGGTIDENSTIVFSMADDSNHKDVPYQDALIDLTVKVEDTNGNTAKLPLSHIFNLVPIIEGKLVKIPFADVGPTKEPAFQTFGFPLHDFVKENANFNPQQLEKIHFEFDKTEKGTVLINDIGVRK; the protein is encoded by the coding sequence ATGAAGATCACCGAGAGAACCTCTCATTGGGCCGACAAATTAAAAAGGAAGGGCAGGAAAACAAAACCTTTACCAGCAGGTTGGAAAGGGGCATCTATTGTTTTAGGGGCGGTCACCTTTGTGTTGGCCATCCTGCAGGCGAATTATTTCTTGGGGACACGCAGATTTGCCGATTTGGCCGTGGGCATAATGGCAGCCATAGGAACTGCTGCACTTATTGGAGGACTGCTTGCTGCTATCATTCAGGGAATCAAGAAAATTCCGGGCCGTTATCTCTGGCTTTTTTTCAGCGCATTTCCGCTGCTGTTTATCTGTTTTATAGGACCACCAGAAATCTCGGTCGCGGCTGTTCTCTTCATCATCATTATTCTTTCCTTGTGGGGAGCTATTCTTTACAAGCTCGCAGCTGGGGATTATAAAAATACCGGAAGGGCAAAAAAAATTATTGCCATTGTATTATCCGTAACGACTACCGCGGCCGTGTGGGGAGGGGGGTACTGGTTTGTCAGTGACGGCAGCCCCCCCGCTAATACAGTAAATTTGAAAGATCTGAAGAAATCAGAACGCTATGTTAAACAGCTCCTTCAAAACCCGGCGGAGGAAGGTCCTTATAAAGTCAAAACGTTAACTTACGGCAGTAAAAACAGCTACCGCGGGGAATTTAATAAAAGCAACTCTCTCATTACAAAGACGGTGGATGGATCAGCATTTGTAGAAAACTGGTCCTCACTAAGAACGAAAACCGTAGGGTTTGGTCCGGATGCTATGCCTTTAAACGGGTTGATCTGGTATCCCGAGGGAGAAGGCCCTTTTCCTTTGGTGGTGATGGTTCATGGTAATCATACGATGACAGACTATTCAGACCCGGGCTACGAATATCTTGGACAATTGCTGGCGAGCAGGGGCTATATCTTTGTATCTATAGATGAGAACTTTTTGAATGTCTCCCCTTACGATGACATGATGTTTTTTAGCGTACTGGAAAAGGAAAATCCCGCAAGAGGAATGTTAATGCTGGAACATATTAAGACCTGGAAAGAATGGAATAGCGATCATAACAATCCTTTTTATGAAAAAGCAGATATGAATCAAATTGCACTCATGGGCCATTCCCGGGGCGGGGAAGCGGTTGCAATTGCCGCAGCTTTTAATAAACTGAACAGACATCCGGATGACGGGAACATCAAATTTGATTATAACTTTAACATCCGTTCTCTCGTATCGATTGCAGGTACGGATAAGCAATATCAGCCTGAAGGAAAAGAGCTGCCTCTTCAAGATGTGAACTACCTGGCTTTGCACGGTGCCCATGATATGGATGTCAGTTCCTTCGCAGGTGCAAAGCAGTATAACCGGATCAGCTTCACAGGAGAGAAAGACTTTTTGAAATCATCGGTATATATCTACGGGGCAAACCATGGCCAGTTCAATCGTGTCTGGGGCAGGGGTGACGGTGCAGGATTTGGAAACCAGCTATATAATTTGAAACAGCTTATGCCAAGAGCAGAGCAAGAAAAGGCGGCCAAAGTATTCATATCCTCCTTTTTAGATGCAACACTTAAGAATAAGAAAGAATATAAACAAGTGTTTCAGGACATCGGTTATGCCAAAGAATGGCTTCCCGATACGTTATATGTCAGCAACTATTCTGATTCGAATACCTTTTATCTCACTTCCCATAAAGAAGGAATCGATTTAGAAAGCACCGCGGTTCCCGGGGGCAAACTTATCGGTGAGAATTTGCAGGAATGGAAAGCAGAAAAGGTAAAAAAGAAGTATGGAGACGACTCCTACAGCGCAGTCCGTTTGGGATGGGACCGCAGCAAACAGCCCAAAACCGCTTCTTATACCGTAATTTTGCCGGGTGAAGGGGGAACCATTGATGAAAATAGTACGATCGTGTTTTCGATGGCTGATGATAGTAACCACAAAGACGTTCCATATCAAGATGCTTTAATTGATCTAACTGTTAAAGTGGAAGACACGAACGGGAATACGGCAAAACTTCCGCTAAGTCATATTTTCAATTTGGTTCCCATCATTGAGGGAAAGCTAGTAAAAATACCATTTGCTGATGTTGGACCGACGAAAGAACCTGCATTTCAAACCTTTGGCTTTCCGCTTCATGACTTTGTAAAAGAAAATGCTAATTTTAATCCGCAGCAACTGGAAAAAATCCATTTTGAATTCGACAAAACCGAAAAAGGAACCGTTTTAATTAACGACATCGGAGTAAGAAAGTAG
- a CDS encoding DUF3973 domain-containing protein — translation MFYCIICSRLHHEKAAGAKVFKNGFYIDPFGKKIHLGMCVGKGGRERKSKDVLLERGHV, via the coding sequence ATGTTTTACTGCATCATTTGTTCCCGGTTGCATCATGAAAAAGCCGCCGGAGCTAAAGTGTTCAAGAATGGATTTTATATAGACCCATTCGGGAAAAAGATTCATTTAGGCATGTGCGTTGGGAAAGGAGGCAGAGAAAGGAAAAGCAAAGATGTATTACTGGAACGGGGGCATGTATAA
- a CDS encoding HD domain-containing protein — MKKPLQTLSEPDLWEPLYQLEVRPDALERELFQSRPLRRLKHLHHYGAGALISPLIHSRLEHTIGVWVLAKTFFPEWRELHVAAILHDIGHLPFSHAVERALGYDHHQNTEQAILSPQVALVLKKYGLSPYKIVHLLNEYTPLTNASNKLGLDHLDSFLRDTQAAGFSNIHPSELISRLRFKGPYIEADEEIAIHIMDAVLNENLLFLNPYFLGVNAVLSEAVHLYSVQRPELGEKIAGMADHELLVKLESAESAAVRKLVQVLLWEPHRIVECDPDTPGSIRTEIRKIYDKQPLVGNLAVSDIRSDVHARLQELEALRGTYHFHIYP, encoded by the coding sequence ATGAAAAAGCCGCTTCAAACATTATCGGAACCTGATTTGTGGGAACCTTTATACCAATTGGAGGTTAGACCGGATGCTCTGGAGAGAGAATTATTTCAGAGCCGGCCATTGCGCAGATTAAAGCATCTGCATCATTACGGAGCGGGTGCGCTGATAAGCCCTTTAATTCATTCCCGTTTGGAACATACGATTGGAGTTTGGGTTTTGGCCAAAACATTCTTTCCGGAATGGAGGGAACTTCATGTCGCGGCAATCTTGCACGACATAGGCCATCTTCCCTTTTCGCATGCCGTAGAGAGGGCATTGGGGTACGATCATCATCAAAATACGGAACAGGCCATTCTTTCCCCTCAAGTTGCGCTGGTTTTGAAAAAATATGGATTATCTCCGTATAAAATTGTACATCTGCTGAATGAGTATACGCCTCTTACGAACGCATCCAACAAACTTGGGTTAGATCACTTGGACAGCTTTTTACGTGATACACAAGCCGCCGGCTTTTCTAACATTCACCCTTCGGAGCTAATCTCACGTCTTCGTTTTAAAGGTCCTTATATAGAAGCAGACGAAGAGATTGCTATCCATATAATGGATGCTGTGCTGAATGAGAACCTGTTATTTTTGAATCCCTATTTTTTGGGCGTTAATGCTGTCTTATCTGAGGCGGTGCACTTGTATAGTGTGCAGCGCCCGGAACTGGGGGAGAAGATAGCGGGCATGGCGGACCATGAATTGCTTGTGAAGCTTGAATCCGCGGAATCTGCAGCGGTACGGAAGCTGGTTCAAGTACTGCTGTGGGAGCCGCACCGTATTGTTGAATGTGATCCTGATACTCCGGGTTCCATCCGTACTGAAATTCGTAAAATATACGATAAACAGCCTCTGGTTGGAAATTTAGCGGTCAGTGACATTCGTTCTGATGTACATGCACGGCTGCAGGAACTGGAAGCACTCCGTGGCACTTATCATTTTC
- a CDS encoding alpha-amylase family glycosyl hydrolase: protein MFDFVANHISKSSEWFQRYLNDEPEYRHYFIPHDPNFDTSHVVRPRTSPLFHEYEGTRGKKTEWTTFSDGRYSFRSFSRIGNDGYSNLLRLPRRDKFKIRCGRIYGKNLEQPAFTFRKLTLSSSCGV from the coding sequence ATGTTTGACTTTGTCGCCAATCATATTTCCAAGTCCAGTGAATGGTTTCAACGATATTTAAACGATGAACCGGAATACCGGCATTACTTTATCCCGCATGACCCCAATTTTGATACATCCCATGTTGTACGGCCCCGCACATCTCCCCTATTTCATGAATATGAGGGAACACGTGGTAAAAAAACGGAATGGACAACATTTAGCGACGGCAGATATTCATTTCGCTCATTTTCCCGTATTGGAAATGACGGATATTCTAATCTCTTACGCCTACCAAGGCGGGACAAGTTTAAGATTAGATGCGGTCGGATTTATGGAAAGAATCTGGAACAACCTGCATTCACCTTCCGCAAACTCACGCTGTCATCCAGCTGTGGCGTTTAA
- a CDS encoding SIS domain-containing protein: MVDRNDLVVFISSSGKTQTFTKIAEKLKYRNTETVAITNTVDSLLNKQVTVSLSANVERVKFAGYDLTARSTLLVLIDIIFESYLMQKLGKNQ, translated from the coding sequence ATGGTCGACCGTAACGACCTTGTTGTGTTTATCTCCTCAAGTGGCAAAACACAAACGTTCACAAAAATTGCTGAAAAACTTAAATATCGAAATACAGAAACTGTTGCGATAACGAATACCGTGGATAGCCTGTTAAATAAACAAGTAACGGTTTCCTTAAGTGCAAATGTAGAAAGGGTAAAATTTGCCGGATATGATTTGACGGCACGATCAACGTTACTGGTACTGATTGATATAATTTTTGAATCGTATCTGATGCAAAAGCTTGGAAAGAACCAGTAA
- a CDS encoding cytosine permease yields MQTFFTYVFGGLTLLVLIILIPQTNWSELMNISSGSWVEGFLPAVSIIIAGTGISWSIAAADYSCYQNPGHPSKSIFTSVTLGAFIPLFVIMSVGVLMSTSVPELATSANPIEVISQALPGWMTILYFITALGGLIPQCIISLKSARVNLETLNIHVSNQVAVWIHAVIMILLPVYVLFISEDFLGNFQMFLGLLGIGLAAWAATFLADFVCIRKRANYEERLLTDKEYNKVNYKGIISWLAGVITGFLFTNSPFFNGPFAKGIFQDNSWGMLLAFDISVSVYTFMIAVAGASKK; encoded by the coding sequence ATTCAGACCTTTTTTACTTATGTTTTTGGCGGATTAACCTTACTTGTATTAATTATACTAATTCCACAGACAAATTGGTCTGAACTAATGAATATATCCAGCGGAAGCTGGGTGGAAGGATTCTTGCCTGCCGTGTCTATTATTATTGCCGGCACCGGTATCAGCTGGTCCATTGCTGCCGCTGACTACAGTTGCTATCAGAACCCTGGCCATCCGTCAAAATCCATTTTTACCAGCGTTACGCTCGGGGCATTTATTCCATTGTTCGTTATTATGAGCGTCGGCGTATTGATGAGTACGTCCGTACCGGAATTAGCCACTTCTGCCAATCCGATTGAAGTTATCAGCCAGGCACTGCCCGGTTGGATGACCATTTTGTATTTTATTACCGCACTAGGCGGCCTCATTCCACAATGCATCATTAGTCTGAAATCGGCACGGGTGAACCTGGAGACATTAAATATCCATGTAAGCAACCAGGTGGCGGTTTGGATTCATGCTGTCATTATGATCCTGCTTCCGGTATATGTCTTGTTTATTTCCGAAGATTTTCTGGGTAATTTCCAAATGTTCCTGGGACTCCTCGGTATCGGTCTGGCAGCCTGGGCCGCTACTTTTCTGGCTGATTTTGTCTGTATCCGTAAACGGGCCAACTATGAAGAAAGATTGCTGACAGACAAGGAATACAACAAGGTTAATTATAAAGGGATCATAAGCTGGCTTGCCGGGGTCATCACGGGCTTTCTGTTTACGAATTCGCCTTTTTTCAACGGACCTTTCGCCAAAGGGATTTTTCAGGATAACAGTTGGGGCATGCTGCTGGCTTTTGACATAAGCGTGTCTGTCTATACCTTTATGATAGCAGTGGCCGGGGCCAGCAAAAAATAG